A genomic segment from Desulfuromonas thiophila encodes:
- the pap gene encoding polyphosphate:AMP phosphotransferase → MFEAVELGHRIGAGRYARELPPLRADLIAAQLQLIRTRPFSVVIILAGMDGAGKGDSVNVLNEWLDPRHVQTYAPAESLARDGDRPPMWRYWGALPAKGEIAIFFDDLYSGPIRQRVYGHVGNSELDQALERNLRFEKMLVAEGVLVLKIWLHLSRKDQKKRFCQLEQAAATRWRVTAEDWHNHEHYQDFHRIAERALRQTSTAEAPWTLIEGSDRHYRELTLGQTLLQALRQRLEAGEARHVVNVTVPPRLPRLDDRNLLRALDLGRDLAKADYDRQLAHWQGRLSRLSRKKGFARLSLVVVFEGNDAAGKGGAIRRVTRALDARRYRVVPVGAPTDEEAARPYLWRFWRQLPTRGRLVLFDRSWYGRVLVERVEGLCEPVDWLRAYGEINDFEEQLVRHQCLVVKFWLAIDADEQLRRFRQREAVPFKQFKITAEDWRNRDRWPLYEEAVCDMVERTSSDIAPWVLVEANSKRYARIKILKTLCQRIAAALRQQRTPEAPARWSS, encoded by the coding sequence ATGTTTGAGGCCGTTGAATTGGGGCACCGTATTGGCGCCGGGCGTTACGCCCGCGAGTTGCCGCCCCTGCGGGCGGATCTGATCGCGGCCCAGCTGCAACTGATACGGACGCGGCCCTTTTCCGTGGTCATCATCCTGGCCGGCATGGATGGCGCCGGCAAGGGCGACAGTGTCAATGTGCTGAATGAATGGCTCGATCCGCGTCATGTCCAGACCTATGCCCCGGCCGAGAGCCTGGCCCGTGATGGCGACCGGCCGCCCATGTGGCGTTATTGGGGGGCTTTGCCGGCCAAGGGCGAGATTGCCATCTTCTTTGACGATCTTTACAGCGGGCCGATCCGGCAGCGGGTCTATGGCCACGTCGGCAACTCCGAGCTTGACCAGGCCCTGGAACGCAACCTGCGATTCGAGAAGATGCTGGTGGCCGAAGGGGTGCTGGTGCTGAAAATCTGGCTGCATCTGTCACGCAAGGACCAGAAAAAACGGTTTTGCCAGCTGGAACAGGCGGCGGCGACCCGCTGGCGCGTTACGGCCGAAGACTGGCATAATCATGAGCATTATCAGGACTTTCACCGGATAGCGGAGCGGGCCCTGCGTCAGACCAGTACGGCCGAGGCCCCCTGGACACTGATTGAGGGCAGTGACCGCCATTATCGCGAACTGACTCTGGGCCAGACGCTGTTGCAGGCCTTGCGTCAGCGACTGGAGGCAGGGGAGGCTCGCCACGTCGTCAATGTGACCGTGCCGCCCCGCTTGCCGCGCCTGGACGACCGCAATCTGTTGCGCGCCCTTGACCTCGGTCGTGATCTGGCAAAGGCCGATTACGATCGTCAGTTGGCACACTGGCAGGGCCGTCTCAGTCGTCTGAGCCGCAAAAAAGGCTTCGCCAGGCTGTCGCTGGTGGTGGTGTTCGAGGGCAACGACGCGGCAGGCAAGGGGGGTGCCATCCGCCGGGTTACCCGTGCCCTTGATGCCCGCCGTTACCGGGTTGTCCCTGTCGGCGCGCCCACCGATGAAGAGGCCGCGCGGCCCTATCTGTGGCGGTTCTGGCGTCAGCTGCCGACGCGCGGCCGGCTGGTTCTGTTTGACCGGTCCTGGTATGGCCGGGTGCTGGTGGAGCGGGTAGAGGGGCTCTGTGAGCCGGTCGACTGGCTGCGGGCCTATGGCGAGATCAATGATTTCGAGGAACAGCTGGTGCGCCACCAGTGCCTGGTGGTCAAGTTCTGGCTGGCCATCGATGCCGACGAACAGCTGCGCCGTTTTCGCCAACGTGAGGCCGTGCCCTTCAAACAGTTCAAGATCACGGCCGAGGACTGGCGCAACCGGGACAGGTGGCCTCTTTATGAAGAGGCCGTCTGCGACATGGTTGAGCGTACCAGCAGCGACATCGCGCCCTGGGTGCTGGTCGAGGCCAACAGCAAGCGCTACGCCCGCATCAAGATCCTCAAGACGCTGTGCCAGCGTATCGCCGCAGCTCTGCGCCAGCAACGCACGCCTGAGGCGCCGGCCCGATGGTCCAGCTGA
- the nhaD gene encoding sodium:proton antiporter NhaD: MKTLLTLLLSLTALPALANDGGASVRDLTGTGLGILALVLFVGAYALVIMEEKLHLRKSKPVLLAAGVIWVLVAITFKALGEPDAAHDAIVHNLVEYGELFLFLLVAMTYINAMDERNIFQALRSWLVSRGFSLRIIFWLTGLLAFFISPIADNLTTALLMGAVVMAVGGSNQRFVVMACINVVVGANAGGAFSPFGDITTLMVWQKGMVSFGEFFALFLPSLVNWLVPAFIMNFLISREKPQALDEAVVMKFGAKRIMLLFLLTIVTAVSFHNFLHLPPAAGMMLGLGYLGFFSYYVKLREHAAHMADPALHLEPVENEGHGGPGFDLFRKIARAEWDTLLFFYGVIMCVGGLSQFGYLAMASQFLYNDLGAFNANVMIGILSAIVDNIPVMFAVLTMEPHMSHGHWLLVTLTAGVGGSLLSIGSAAGVGLMGTARGIYTFGRHLVYTPAVALGYAASIAVHMLVNAKYFH; this comes from the coding sequence ATGAAAACACTGTTGACACTTCTGCTGAGCCTGACGGCTCTGCCGGCTCTGGCCAACGACGGCGGCGCCAGCGTGCGCGACCTGACCGGCACCGGTCTGGGCATTCTGGCGCTGGTGCTGTTCGTCGGCGCCTATGCCCTGGTGATTATGGAGGAGAAGCTGCACCTGCGCAAAAGCAAGCCGGTGCTGCTGGCTGCCGGGGTCATCTGGGTGCTGGTCGCCATTACCTTCAAGGCGCTGGGCGAGCCGGATGCTGCCCATGATGCGATTGTGCACAATCTGGTGGAATACGGTGAGTTGTTTCTGTTTCTGCTGGTCGCCATGACCTACATCAACGCCATGGACGAGCGTAACATCTTTCAGGCCCTGCGCTCCTGGCTGGTGTCGCGTGGCTTTTCGCTGCGGATCATTTTCTGGCTTACCGGATTGCTGGCCTTCTTCATCTCGCCCATTGCTGACAACCTGACCACCGCCCTGCTGATGGGCGCCGTGGTGATGGCCGTGGGCGGCTCCAACCAGCGCTTTGTCGTCATGGCCTGCATCAACGTGGTGGTCGGTGCCAATGCCGGTGGCGCCTTCTCGCCCTTTGGTGACATCACCACCCTGATGGTGTGGCAAAAGGGCATGGTATCCTTCGGCGAGTTCTTCGCCCTGTTCCTGCCGTCGCTGGTCAACTGGCTGGTGCCGGCCTTTATCATGAATTTCCTGATCAGCAGGGAAAAACCCCAGGCACTGGACGAGGCCGTGGTCATGAAATTCGGTGCCAAGCGCATTATGCTGCTGTTCCTGCTGACCATCGTCACGGCGGTGTCGTTTCACAACTTTCTGCATTTGCCGCCGGCTGCCGGCATGATGCTGGGCCTGGGCTATCTCGGCTTTTTCTCCTACTACGTCAAGCTGCGTGAGCACGCCGCCCACATGGCGGACCCGGCGCTACACCTGGAACCGGTTGAGAATGAAGGCCATGGCGGCCCGGGCTTCGATCTGTTCCGCAAGATTGCCCGCGCCGAATGGGATACGCTGCTGTTCTTCTACGGGGTCATCATGTGTGTCGGCGGTCTGAGCCAGTTCGGTTATCTGGCCATGGCGTCACAGTTTCTCTACAACGATCTGGGCGCCTTTAATGCCAACGTCATGATCGGCATTCTCTCCGCCATCGTTGACAACATTCCGGTGATGTTTGCCGTGCTGACCATGGAGCCGCACATGTCGCATGGCCACTGGCTGCTGGTGACCCTGACGGCCGGTGTGGGTGGCAGCCTGCTGTCCATCGGTTCGGCGGCCGGCGTCGGCCTGATGGGTACCGCCCGTGGCATCTACACCTTCGGCCGTCACCTGGTCTATACCCCGGCGGTGGCACTGGGCTACGCCGCCAGCATCGCCGTCCACATGCTGGTCAACGCCAAGTATTTCCATTAA
- a CDS encoding LbtU family siderophore porin, which produces MKHLALCGLLLALATPALATEELSNVALQQKLQATEARLAEIEARLAAAPPVADRWTDSLLGHWSERVQLSGLVEVEAGYERVELSDGGSDESSDLVLATVELGVEVNLNDYLSGHVLLLWEEDETEPVDVDEAVISLNGGERLPLYVNAGKMYVPFGRFESHFISDPLTLELGETNETAVELGFASAGFDLSLSLFNGDVDEIDENNHINSLVAKAVYSLPEDRIAGLALSLGMSWISNLADSDALEEEVAVDALDDKVDGFGAFVSLAVAERLFIEAEYLGALRSFAAGELAFDGGEALRPETWNLEVGYQLRDDLQMAVKYEGGRDLADFLPEEQYGAVVAYQLFEPLTLALEYLYGEFDNDDERDLVTAQLALEF; this is translated from the coding sequence ATGAAACATCTGGCATTATGTGGTTTGCTGCTGGCGCTGGCGACACCGGCGCTGGCGACGGAGGAGCTGTCAAACGTTGCCCTGCAGCAAAAACTGCAGGCGACGGAGGCCCGTCTGGCCGAGATTGAAGCGCGCCTGGCGGCGGCTCCGCCGGTGGCCGATCGCTGGACGGACAGTCTGCTGGGTCACTGGAGCGAGCGGGTGCAGCTCAGTGGTCTGGTGGAGGTCGAGGCCGGCTACGAGAGGGTTGAACTGAGCGATGGTGGCAGCGACGAAAGCAGTGATCTGGTGCTGGCCACCGTCGAACTGGGCGTCGAGGTCAACCTTAACGATTACCTCAGTGGCCATGTGCTGCTGCTGTGGGAAGAAGACGAAACCGAGCCGGTGGATGTCGATGAGGCGGTGATCAGCCTCAATGGTGGCGAGCGCTTGCCGCTGTATGTCAATGCCGGCAAGATGTATGTGCCCTTTGGCCGCTTTGAAAGTCATTTTATCAGCGATCCGCTGACGCTGGAACTGGGTGAAACCAACGAGACGGCGGTGGAGCTGGGTTTTGCCAGCGCCGGTTTTGATCTGAGTCTGTCACTGTTCAATGGCGATGTCGACGAAATCGACGAGAACAATCATATCAACAGTCTGGTAGCCAAGGCCGTGTACAGCCTGCCGGAGGATCGGATCGCCGGTCTGGCCCTGAGCCTGGGGATGTCCTGGATCTCCAATCTGGCGGATAGTGACGCGCTGGAGGAGGAAGTCGCCGTGGATGCGCTGGACGACAAGGTGGACGGTTTTGGCGCCTTTGTCAGCCTGGCCGTGGCTGAACGACTGTTTATTGAGGCCGAGTACCTTGGCGCCCTGCGTTCTTTTGCTGCCGGGGAACTGGCTTTTGATGGCGGCGAAGCGTTGCGGCCGGAAACCTGGAACCTGGAGGTGGGCTATCAGCTGCGCGACGACCTGCAGATGGCGGTCAAGTATGAAGGCGGCAGGGATCTGGCCGATTTCCTGCCGGAGGAGCAGTATGGGGCCGTCGTGGCCTATCAGCTGTTCGAGCCGCTGACCCTGGCGCTGGAATATCTCTACGGCGAATTTGACAACGATGACGAGCGCGATCTGGTAACGGCCCAGCTGGCGCTGGAATTCTGA
- a CDS encoding FeoA family protein: MKKSVTLDQIAPGGSCRIVRLVAGDLLGQRLLDLGACPGMALRVVRNAPLKDPMEVELDGCFVSLRRAEARLVEVENA; encoded by the coding sequence GTGAAAAAATCTGTGACTCTCGATCAGATCGCACCCGGCGGCAGCTGCCGCATTGTCCGGCTGGTGGCCGGTGATCTGCTGGGCCAGCGGCTGCTGGATCTGGGCGCCTGCCCCGGCATGGCTCTGCGGGTGGTGCGAAATGCGCCACTGAAGGACCCGATGGAGGTTGAGCTCGATGGCTGCTTTGTCAGCCTGCGGCGGGCCGAAGCCCGGCTGGTGGAGGTCGAAAACGCATGA
- a CDS encoding FKBP-type peptidyl-prolyl cis-trans isomerase — protein MFVAKKGDTVKVHYTGYLADGTVFDSSQDKQPLNFILGQKEVIAGFDAAVVGMVPGEHKTLTIPPEQAYGASNPDLIEEIDRAQLPADLALQIGAQIEITRQDGSLLYVMVSDLNDEQVTLDANHPLAGKALTFDIHLIEVIPEAQQNSQPGGILLEQLKKQRQLH, from the coding sequence ATGTTTGTGGCAAAAAAAGGTGATACCGTCAAGGTGCATTACACCGGTTATCTGGCCGACGGTACGGTGTTTGATTCCTCCCAGGACAAGCAACCGCTGAACTTTATTCTCGGCCAGAAGGAAGTGATCGCCGGTTTCGACGCCGCCGTAGTCGGCATGGTGCCAGGCGAGCACAAAACCCTGACCATCCCGCCGGAACAGGCCTACGGCGCCAGCAATCCCGATCTGATCGAAGAGATCGACCGCGCCCAGTTACCCGCCGATCTGGCGCTGCAGATCGGCGCCCAGATTGAAATCACTCGGCAGGACGGCTCTCTGTTGTATGTGATGGTCAGCGACCTGAATGACGAACAGGTGACCCTCGACGCCAACCATCCCCTGGCCGGCAAGGCCCTGACGTTCGACATCCACCTGATCGAGGTGATTCCAGAGGCGCAGCAGAACAGCCAACCCGGCGGCATCCTGCTGGAGCAGCTGAAAAAACAGCGTCAGCTGCACTGA
- a CDS encoding metal-dependent transcriptional regulator, translating into MTASNLPDEDKPLTAVMEDYLETIFDLSREKGAVRVRDIARRLAVKMPSVSSMLKTLGERGLVHYEKYEHVQLTRAGAAVGREMRRRHEAVRRFLVQVLQVEAVTADEEACRVEHALSSDTLNRLIDFMAFIETCPRTGADWLEQFEQYRQQGKPAHCPVGRPVQKH; encoded by the coding sequence GTGACTGCCAGCAATCTGCCAGACGAAGACAAGCCCCTCACTGCGGTGATGGAAGACTACCTGGAGACCATCTTTGATCTCAGTCGCGAGAAGGGCGCTGTGCGCGTGCGTGACATTGCTCGCCGGCTGGCCGTCAAGATGCCCAGCGTGTCGAGCATGCTCAAAACCCTGGGCGAACGGGGTCTGGTGCATTACGAAAAGTACGAGCATGTGCAATTGACCCGCGCCGGTGCCGCTGTCGGCCGCGAGATGCGCCGGCGCCATGAGGCTGTGCGTCGCTTCCTGGTGCAGGTGCTGCAGGTTGAAGCGGTTACCGCCGACGAGGAGGCCTGTCGGGTTGAGCATGCCCTGAGCAGTGACACCCTGAACCGTCTGATTGATTTCATGGCCTTCATCGAGACCTGCCCGCGGACTGGCGCCGACTGGCTGGAGCAGTTTGAGCAGTATCGTCAGCAGGGCAAGCCGGCCCATTGTCCCGTGGGGCGTCCGGTGCAGAAGCACTGA
- the feoB gene encoding ferrous iron transport protein B, which produces MNAALIALAGQPNCGKSTLFNLLTGARQHVANYPGVTVDKMTGWLRLGGETLEVVDLPGTYSLSAFSAEERVSRDFVLQQRPQVLVNVIDASNLRRSLYLTLQLLEVTPALLVNLNMMDVAQQRGIAPDPQRLSQLLGVPVVTSSWRSGRGKAELLQAVQGLMGQDPPLRTRPVDYGPLEGVIAELLPALALLPQAASEGSSAALHRYLALKLLEADEPVARQLGATPAGAALVAQARQLAVAFETAQGCSVGEHLAHCRYQRAQQLVDLCQLRRPAQRCLSDRVDDLVCHRLMGPLLLVAVIWLLYYLSIVQGYRLTQYTWPLLAGLRSVIEGLLPAPGFVEVPLTRAFVLWFVDSVNALLNYIPVFFILFGLIALLEDSGYMPRMAFIMDRLLHRFGLHGQSTLPLVLGGVYVGGCAVPAVMSCKGIPDERARLATILTIPLLNCLAKVPLYVLLINIYFAAHKGVAMFFIATISFLLVLPIAKLLSLTVLRHKPAAPFVMEMPPYHLPTLRAVLGRALERVWLFVRKITTIVAAVAVVLFVLLQFPALAPERHQHYQSRQQQMEKRFYRALTGTPYAAAVQEPGKTLELVLLAEGYAADRLRMGDATAVAALNAALRQQQPVLFDLLQPENAAAKKAARALKKLLKERKALLRDLRAEQINNSLLGQLGQALEPLTAAAGFNWRVNVALLSAFAAKESSVATLGALYLPQEDNETLEQRMAQGEEGFTALHALALMLFMVLYPPCLATAMAVKLQTGSLGWMLFSLGYPMVLGLLVASLVFTGGSLLGLTGLQAMIAFYLLALLITTVVGLIGRSSLSS; this is translated from the coding sequence ATGAACGCGGCACTTATTGCCCTGGCCGGCCAACCCAATTGTGGCAAGTCGACCCTGTTCAATCTGCTGACCGGAGCCCGTCAGCATGTTGCCAACTATCCCGGGGTCACTGTCGACAAGATGACCGGCTGGCTGCGTTTGGGGGGAGAAACCCTTGAGGTGGTTGATCTGCCCGGAACCTATAGCCTGAGCGCCTTTTCGGCCGAGGAGCGGGTCAGCCGTGATTTCGTTCTGCAGCAGCGGCCGCAGGTGCTGGTCAATGTCATTGATGCCAGCAATCTGCGTCGCAGCCTTTATCTGACGTTGCAGCTGCTGGAGGTAACGCCGGCGTTGTTGGTCAATCTGAACATGATGGATGTCGCCCAACAACGCGGCATAGCACCCGATCCGCAACGCTTGAGTCAGCTGCTCGGAGTGCCGGTGGTGACCAGCTCCTGGCGCAGTGGCCGTGGCAAGGCCGAGCTGTTGCAGGCGGTGCAAGGCCTGATGGGGCAAGACCCGCCGTTGCGCACACGACCGGTGGATTACGGCCCGCTGGAGGGGGTGATCGCGGAACTGCTGCCGGCACTTGCGCTGTTGCCGCAAGCCGCTAGCGAGGGTTCCTCTGCGGCGTTGCACCGCTATCTGGCGTTGAAATTGCTGGAGGCTGATGAGCCCGTGGCGCGTCAGTTGGGCGCCACGCCGGCAGGTGCCGCGCTGGTGGCCCAGGCCCGGCAGCTGGCGGTTGCTTTCGAAACCGCTCAGGGCTGTTCCGTCGGCGAGCATCTGGCGCACTGCCGCTACCAGCGGGCGCAGCAGCTGGTCGATCTGTGCCAGCTGCGCCGGCCGGCACAGCGCTGCCTGTCCGACCGTGTCGATGACTTGGTTTGCCATCGTCTGATGGGGCCGCTGCTGCTGGTGGCCGTGATCTGGCTGCTGTACTACCTCTCCATTGTTCAGGGTTATCGACTGACCCAGTACACCTGGCCACTACTGGCCGGCTTGCGCAGCGTTATTGAGGGCCTCTTGCCGGCTCCTGGCTTCGTTGAGGTGCCGCTGACCCGCGCCTTCGTGCTCTGGTTCGTCGACAGCGTCAACGCCCTGCTCAACTACATTCCGGTGTTTTTCATTCTGTTCGGCCTGATCGCGCTGCTGGAAGACAGCGGCTACATGCCGCGCATGGCCTTCATCATGGACCGGCTGCTGCACCGATTCGGCCTGCATGGCCAATCCACACTGCCGCTGGTGCTTGGCGGCGTCTACGTGGGCGGCTGCGCTGTGCCGGCGGTGATGTCGTGCAAGGGCATTCCCGATGAACGGGCCCGTCTGGCCACCATTCTGACCATTCCGCTGCTCAACTGCCTGGCCAAGGTGCCGCTCTATGTGCTGTTGATCAACATCTATTTTGCCGCCCACAAAGGGGTGGCCATGTTCTTCATTGCCACCATCAGCTTTCTGCTGGTGCTGCCGATTGCCAAGCTGCTCAGTCTGACGGTACTGCGCCATAAGCCGGCAGCGCCCTTTGTCATGGAGATGCCGCCCTACCATTTGCCGACCCTGCGGGCGGTGCTGGGCCGGGCACTGGAGCGGGTCTGGTTGTTCGTGCGCAAGATTACCACCATTGTTGCAGCCGTGGCGGTGGTGCTGTTTGTGCTGTTGCAGTTCCCCGCTTTGGCGCCGGAGCGTCACCAGCACTACCAGAGCCGTCAGCAGCAGATGGAAAAGCGGTTTTACCGTGCGCTGACCGGCACGCCCTACGCCGCGGCCGTGCAGGAGCCGGGCAAAACCCTGGAGTTGGTGCTGCTGGCCGAAGGCTATGCCGCTGACCGTCTGCGGATGGGGGATGCCACCGCCGTGGCCGCTCTCAATGCGGCACTGCGCCAGCAGCAGCCCGTGCTGTTCGATTTGTTGCAGCCGGAAAATGCAGCAGCCAAAAAGGCCGCCCGTGCGTTGAAAAAACTGCTGAAGGAACGCAAGGCTCTGTTGCGCGATCTGCGGGCCGAACAGATCAACAACAGTCTGCTGGGCCAGTTGGGCCAGGCTCTGGAACCGCTCACCGCCGCCGCTGGTTTCAACTGGCGCGTCAATGTCGCCCTGTTGAGTGCCTTTGCCGCCAAGGAAAGCAGTGTCGCTACCCTTGGGGCGCTCTACCTGCCGCAGGAAGACAACGAAACCCTGGAACAGCGCATGGCGCAGGGGGAGGAAGGGTTTACCGCCCTGCATGCTCTGGCGTTGATGCTGTTCATGGTGCTCTATCCGCCCTGCCTGGCCACGGCCATGGCGGTGAAACTGCAGACCGGCAGCCTGGGCTGGATGCTGTTTTCCCTGGGCTATCCGATGGTGCTGGGTCTGCTGGTGGCCTCGCTGGTGTTCACCGGTGGCAGTCTGCTGGGGTTGACGGGCCTGCAGGCCATGATTGCCTTTTATCTGCTGGCGCTGCTGATCACCACGGTGGTCGGCCTGATTGGCAGATCTTCTCTGTCCTCTTAA
- a CDS encoding DUF4198 domain-containing protein codes for MTVKPLFCSLSLALLLSATSALAHFQMIYTPESALPQAQEIPLKLVFTHPFEAGHTMDMGVPEAFFVVRKGKKTDLLPQLEPMTWRSLTNSGKAYQAQVKLRGMGDNVFCLVPAPYLEQEEDCYIQQITKLMVNTGGFPTDWDAPVGLPAEIVALDKPYGLWTGNLFRGQVLRNGQPVPHAEIEVEYLNHQPQLSDNAFAAAAAVAAPQDAFVTQTIRANVNGEFSYGIPRAGWWGFCALGVGSQTEHNGKDLSQDAVIWVQARDMR; via the coding sequence ATGACCGTAAAACCATTGTTCTGCAGCCTGAGTCTGGCCCTGCTGCTGTCGGCGACTTCAGCGCTGGCCCATTTCCAGATGATCTACACCCCCGAATCGGCCCTGCCGCAGGCGCAGGAGATCCCGCTCAAACTGGTCTTCACCCACCCGTTTGAGGCCGGTCACACCATGGACATGGGCGTGCCGGAGGCCTTCTTTGTCGTGCGCAAGGGCAAGAAAACCGATCTGCTGCCCCAGCTTGAGCCGATGACCTGGCGCAGCCTGACCAACAGCGGCAAGGCCTATCAGGCCCAGGTCAAGCTGCGGGGCATGGGTGATAATGTTTTCTGCCTGGTGCCGGCGCCCTATCTGGAGCAGGAAGAAGATTGCTACATCCAGCAAATCACCAAGCTGATGGTCAACACGGGCGGCTTCCCGACCGACTGGGACGCGCCGGTTGGTCTGCCCGCCGAGATCGTCGCCCTCGATAAACCCTATGGTCTGTGGACCGGCAACCTGTTTCGCGGTCAGGTGCTACGCAATGGTCAGCCGGTGCCCCATGCCGAGATCGAGGTGGAATATCTCAATCATCAGCCGCAGTTGAGCGACAATGCCTTTGCCGCAGCGGCGGCGGTGGCGGCGCCGCAGGACGCCTTTGTCACCCAGACCATCCGTGCCAACGTCAACGGCGAATTCAGCTATGGCATTCCCCGCGCCGGCTGGTGGGGCTTCTGCGCCCTGGGCGTTGGATCGCAGACCGAACACAACGGCAAGGATTTGTCACAGGATGCCGTGATCTGGGTGCAGGCCCGCGACATGCGCTGA